The proteins below are encoded in one region of Paenacidovorax monticola:
- a CDS encoding thiolase family protein, whose amino-acid sequence MKAVIAAYARSPFHFARKGRLAEVRPDTLAAQVVQGLLQRTDLDPALLEDVILGCAYPEAAQGNNLARIVGLLAGLPQTVGGMTVNRFCGSSMQAVHIAAAQIEAGMGEAFLCVGVESMTMVPQGGFNFSPHPELQAGTDAYISMGETAENVAQRWGVSRADQELLALQSHHKAADAREQGRLADEIVPIRLPQGEVVDADGCIRPGTTLEALAGLKPAFRPDGVVTAGTSSPLTDGAAAVLVTRDDFAERHGLQVLARIRSFATVGVDPAVMGIGPIPATRKALARAGLTAADLDVVEINEAFSSQALACIRDLGLDMATVNIDGGGLAIGHPLGATGARITGKAAALLARQRGRYALATQCIGGGQGIATVLERA is encoded by the coding sequence ATGAAAGCCGTCATCGCCGCTTATGCGCGTTCGCCATTCCACTTTGCCCGCAAGGGCCGCCTGGCCGAAGTGCGCCCCGACACGCTGGCCGCGCAGGTCGTGCAGGGCCTGCTTCAGCGCACCGATCTGGACCCGGCGCTGCTGGAAGACGTGATCCTCGGCTGTGCCTACCCGGAGGCGGCGCAGGGCAACAACCTCGCACGCATCGTGGGCCTGTTGGCCGGCCTGCCGCAGACGGTGGGCGGCATGACAGTGAACCGCTTCTGCGGCTCCTCGATGCAGGCGGTGCACATCGCAGCGGCGCAGATCGAGGCGGGCATGGGCGAGGCCTTTCTGTGCGTGGGTGTGGAGTCGATGACGATGGTGCCGCAGGGGGGCTTCAACTTCTCGCCCCACCCTGAACTGCAGGCGGGTACCGATGCCTATATCTCCATGGGGGAGACGGCGGAGAACGTGGCGCAGCGCTGGGGCGTGAGTCGCGCCGACCAGGAACTGCTGGCGCTGCAGTCCCACCACAAGGCGGCCGATGCCCGCGAGCAAGGCCGCCTGGCCGATGAGATCGTGCCCATCCGCTTGCCGCAGGGCGAGGTGGTCGACGCCGACGGCTGTATCCGCCCCGGCACCACGCTGGAGGCGTTGGCGGGGCTCAAGCCCGCCTTCCGCCCCGACGGCGTGGTCACGGCGGGCACTTCGTCGCCGCTGACCGACGGCGCCGCCGCCGTGCTGGTCACCCGCGACGACTTTGCCGAACGCCACGGCCTGCAAGTGTTGGCGCGCATCCGCAGCTTTGCGACGGTGGGCGTCGATCCGGCCGTCATGGGCATAGGCCCCATCCCGGCGACGCGCAAGGCGTTGGCGCGCGCCGGCCTCACGGCAGCCGATCTGGATGTGGTGGAGATCAACGAGGCCTTCTCATCGCAGGCGCTGGCCTGCATCCGCGATCTGGGGCTCGACATGGCCACGGTGAACATCGACGGCGGGGGCCTGGCCATTGGCCACCCCCTGGGGGCCACCGGTGCGCGCATCACCGGCAAGGCCGCCGCGCTGCTGGCGCGGCAGCGCGGGCGCTATGCCCTCGCCACACAATGTATCGGCGGCGGGCAAGGCATTGCCACGGTGCTGGAGAGGGCCTGA
- a CDS encoding multidrug effflux MFS transporter has product MLAGLAALGALSTNIILPALPRMASELGAGPHGDISLVLSSFFLAFAVGQLFVGPVSDRWGRRIPVLGGLALFVAGSLLCTWAPTLPLLVAGRVVQALGVCAASVLSRAIARDLFEGEALSRTLALTMVAMAAAPGFSPLLGSAMEYGPGWRASFALVALLGLLLAWAYAAAVGETHPSDRRAAASPAEVLRGYAALVRDIRFISPALAVSVIIGGLYAFFAATPAVLMGRMGLSALQLGLFFAGTVFVVFAAGMLAPRLAHRWGAARVARAGCLVALTGALTLLMGAEGRSLAYFTGAIALYLLGMGLINPLGTAMALGPFSRQAGLASSLLGALQMACAGGMTALAGLAGRSPAMALGQVLAAASVLALAALLVRWRQA; this is encoded by the coding sequence GTGCTCGCAGGGCTGGCCGCGCTGGGCGCGCTCTCCACCAACATCATTCTCCCGGCCCTGCCGCGCATGGCGTCTGAGTTGGGCGCGGGCCCGCACGGCGACATCAGCCTCGTGCTGTCGAGCTTCTTCCTGGCCTTTGCCGTCGGGCAGTTGTTTGTCGGACCGGTCTCGGACCGCTGGGGCCGCCGTATCCCTGTGCTGGGCGGACTGGCACTGTTCGTTGCTGGCAGTCTGCTTTGCACCTGGGCGCCCACCTTGCCGCTGCTGGTGGCAGGCCGCGTAGTCCAGGCGCTGGGGGTGTGTGCGGCCTCCGTGCTGTCGCGGGCCATTGCGCGTGACCTGTTCGAGGGCGAGGCGCTGTCGCGTACGCTGGCCTTGACGATGGTGGCCATGGCCGCCGCGCCGGGCTTCTCGCCGCTGCTGGGCAGCGCGATGGAGTATGGGCCTGGCTGGCGCGCCAGCTTTGCTCTGGTGGCGCTGCTGGGCCTGCTGCTGGCATGGGCCTATGCGGCTGCGGTGGGGGAAACGCATCCGTCCGACCGCCGCGCGGCCGCGTCGCCAGCCGAGGTATTGCGCGGCTATGCGGCCTTGGTGCGTGACATCCGCTTCATCAGCCCGGCGCTTGCCGTCAGCGTGATCATTGGTGGCCTCTATGCCTTCTTTGCGGCCACACCGGCCGTGCTCATGGGGCGCATGGGCTTGAGCGCGCTGCAACTGGGGTTGTTCTTTGCCGGCACGGTGTTCGTGGTCTTCGCCGCCGGCATGCTGGCGCCGCGCCTGGCCCATCGCTGGGGGGCCGCCAGGGTGGCGCGGGCCGGTTGCCTGGTGGCACTGACCGGAGCGCTGACCCTGCTGATGGGCGCAGAGGGGCGCAGCCTGGCGTACTTCACGGGGGCGATCGCGTTGTATCTCTTGGGCATGGGGCTGATCAACCCACTGGGCACGGCCATGGCGCTGGGGCCGTTCAGCCGGCAGGCCGGGCTGGCTTCTTCGCTGTTGGGCGCTCTGCAGATGGCATGCGCAGGCGGCATGACGGCGTTGGCCGGTCTGGCTGGACGCAGTCCTGCGATGGCGCTGGGCCAGGTGCTGGCGGCGGCCTCGGTGTTGGCGTTGGCCGCATTGCTGGTGCGCTGGCGTCAGGCGTAG
- a CDS encoding NfeD family protein — protein sequence MRAIALLLILWSSLAVAQPVPPVVLLSQNGAIGPANADYLQRGLDKAVELNAQLVVLQMDTPGGLDLSMRAIVKRILASPVPVASFVAPNGARAASAGTYILYASHVAAMAPATNLGAATPVAIGSQPAPREPVAVPDKPGKDAGRDSTAPSTAQTMAHKQTNDAAAYLRGLAQLRGRNTEWADKAVREAVSLSAQEALALHVVDVVAADIPQLLKQLDGRKLTVLGEERRLTTGAATVVEYQPDWRTRLLAVITNPAIAYLLLMLGFYGLLFELYSPGLIAPGVIGGISLLLALFALQLLPVSYAGLALMALGFGLLVAEHFAPGFGLLGLGGIAAFALGSIMLIDTDAPGYRIPWPVIAGVTAASAGFLLVVLNFALRARRRPVVSGRDQLLGAIGEVRINADGRAFARVQGELWAVRAGVPLGQGQRVRVISLEGLVLSVEPVRAEGDTK from the coding sequence ATGCGTGCAATCGCGCTGTTGTTGATTCTCTGGTCATCGCTGGCCGTCGCACAGCCAGTGCCTCCTGTTGTGCTGCTCAGCCAGAACGGGGCGATCGGGCCTGCCAATGCCGATTATCTGCAGCGCGGCTTGGACAAAGCGGTCGAGCTCAACGCACAACTCGTCGTGCTCCAGATGGATACGCCCGGCGGCCTGGATCTCTCGATGCGCGCGATCGTCAAGCGCATCCTTGCCTCGCCTGTGCCGGTCGCCAGCTTTGTGGCGCCGAATGGAGCGCGTGCAGCCAGTGCTGGCACGTACATCTTGTATGCGAGCCATGTCGCCGCCATGGCGCCAGCCACCAATCTGGGAGCGGCGACGCCCGTGGCGATAGGCTCGCAACCCGCACCGCGCGAACCCGTTGCGGTGCCGGACAAGCCGGGGAAAGACGCCGGCCGTGATTCCACCGCACCCTCGACGGCCCAGACGATGGCGCACAAGCAAACCAACGATGCCGCGGCCTACCTCCGCGGGCTCGCACAACTGCGTGGCCGCAATACGGAATGGGCCGACAAGGCCGTGCGCGAGGCGGTCAGCCTGTCCGCGCAGGAAGCGCTCGCCCTGCATGTGGTCGATGTGGTCGCGGCTGACATTCCGCAACTGCTCAAGCAGCTTGATGGCCGAAAGCTCACGGTCCTGGGCGAGGAAAGGCGGCTCACCACCGGCGCCGCCACGGTCGTCGAATACCAGCCCGACTGGCGCACCCGGCTGCTGGCTGTCATCACCAATCCAGCCATTGCCTATCTCCTGCTCATGCTCGGTTTCTATGGCCTGCTGTTCGAGCTATACAGTCCGGGGCTCATCGCACCCGGTGTCATCGGAGGCATCAGCCTGCTGCTCGCGCTGTTTGCGCTGCAGCTGCTGCCGGTGAGTTATGCCGGCCTCGCGCTGATGGCACTGGGTTTCGGCCTGCTCGTCGCGGAGCATTTCGCGCCGGGCTTCGGCCTTCTGGGGCTGGGAGGCATCGCGGCCTTTGCCCTGGGCTCGATCATGCTCATCGACACGGATGCACCCGGCTACCGCATTCCGTGGCCAGTGATTGCCGGCGTGACGGCAGCGAGTGCCGGGTTCCTGCTGGTGGTGCTGAACTTCGCGCTGCGCGCTCGCCGCCGCCCGGTGGTGAGCGGCCGCGACCAACTGCTGGGCGCTATCGGCGAAGTTCGTATCAATGCGGACGGCCGCGCCTTTGCGCGCGTCCAGGGGGAGCTGTGGGCCGTGCGCGCGGGCGTGCCGCTCGGGCAGGGCCAAAGGGTCCGGGTGATCAGCCTGGAAGGGCTGGTGCTCAGCGTTGAACCAGTCCGCGCGGAAGGAGACACAAAATGA
- a CDS encoding slipin family protein, with translation MNIELAWLGTAFVLLVLVFFLLKAVRIFREYERGVVFTLGRFWRVKGPGLVIIIPIIQQVVRVDLRTVVLEVPTQDVISRDNVSVKVSAVVYLRVIDPQKAIIQVIDYLNATSQLAQTMLRSVLGKHQLDDMLAEREKLNLDIQQELDAQTDSWGIKVANVEIKQVDLTESMIRAIARQAEAERERRAKVIHAEGELQASEKLFQAAQILAQEPQAIQLRYLETLTVIGADKNTTVIFPLPMDLLTPFLERKK, from the coding sequence ATGAACATCGAACTTGCTTGGCTAGGCACGGCCTTTGTGCTGCTTGTGCTGGTCTTTTTCCTGCTCAAGGCGGTGCGCATCTTCCGCGAGTATGAGCGCGGCGTTGTCTTCACTCTCGGGCGCTTCTGGCGGGTCAAGGGGCCAGGACTGGTCATCATCATCCCCATCATCCAGCAGGTGGTCCGGGTGGACTTGCGCACCGTGGTGCTGGAGGTGCCGACACAGGACGTGATCTCGCGCGACAACGTGTCGGTCAAGGTCAGTGCCGTCGTCTATCTGCGCGTCATTGATCCGCAGAAGGCGATCATTCAGGTCATTGACTACCTCAACGCCACCAGCCAGCTCGCGCAGACCATGCTGCGATCCGTGTTGGGCAAGCACCAGCTGGACGACATGCTGGCCGAGCGGGAAAAGCTGAACCTGGACATCCAGCAGGAACTGGATGCGCAAACGGACTCCTGGGGCATCAAGGTCGCCAACGTCGAGATCAAGCAGGTCGACTTGACCGAATCCATGATCCGGGCGATCGCCCGTCAGGCGGAAGCGGAGCGCGAGCGGCGCGCCAAGGTGATCCATGCCGAGGGCGAACTGCAGGCTTCCGAAAAGCTGTTCCAGGCGGCCCAGATATTGGCCCAGGAGCCGCAGGCAATCCAGCTGCGCTATCTGGAGACGCTGACCGTCATTGGCGCCGACAAGAACACGACCGTCATCTTTCCCCTCCCCATGGATTTGCTGACCCCTTTCCTGGAGCGGAAGAAGTAG
- a CDS encoding DUF3348 domain-containing protein, which translates to MAQRTLRTGLTGSALMRLLAGLTDPQVRWSESRAAFADGLSQWTGWADAIALSAALDRPLAKSPTSGDEEPLRYEEAYAEYQRVRALLARAIVREAGAVGRSPLDAGLGFSPYRQCYVARQQAMDVAIGPLREQVRAALAAGTPELARLAAVDTVMAQVLSNQERRLLATVPLLLEKHFGRLRAALASGAGDGPGSEDGAWLDLFRQDLQAVLLAELELRLQPVEGLVEALRHNEPLRSLS; encoded by the coding sequence ATGGCTCAGCGAACATTGCGCACGGGTTTGACCGGCTCGGCGCTCATGCGCCTGCTGGCCGGGTTGACCGACCCGCAGGTGCGGTGGAGCGAATCCCGGGCGGCCTTTGCGGACGGCCTGAGCCAATGGACTGGCTGGGCCGATGCGATTGCGCTGTCGGCGGCCCTGGACCGGCCTCTGGCCAAGTCACCCACCTCTGGCGACGAAGAACCGCTCCGCTACGAAGAAGCGTATGCGGAGTATCAGCGCGTGCGCGCGCTGCTGGCGCGGGCGATCGTGCGCGAGGCGGGGGCCGTGGGGCGTTCGCCCCTGGACGCGGGTCTGGGCTTTTCACCCTATCGCCAATGCTATGTGGCGCGGCAGCAGGCCATGGACGTGGCTATCGGCCCCCTGCGCGAGCAGGTGCGCGCCGCCCTGGCGGCGGGCACGCCGGAACTGGCGCGGCTGGCGGCCGTGGATACCGTGATGGCCCAGGTGCTGAGCAACCAGGAGCGGCGCCTGCTCGCCACCGTGCCGCTGCTGCTGGAAAAACACTTCGGGCGCCTGCGCGCGGCACTGGCCTCCGGGGCCGGTGACGGCCCTGGCTCCGAGGATGGCGCCTGGCTGGATCTGTTCCGACAAGACCTGCAGGCCGTGCTGCTGGCGGAGCTGGAACTCAGACTGCAACCGGTCGAAGGGCTTGTCGAGGCCCTTCGCCACAACGAACCCCTGCGTTCTCTTTCATGA
- a CDS encoding DUF802 domain-containing protein: protein MTKLLSWAAFAAGLAAVGWVGAGYLASHPLALVITLLIAAFYLLGAFELRRFSRATQALVGALQTLSHTPDSVDGWLAPVPAALRNAVRQRIEGARTGLPGPVLASYLTGLLVLLGMLGTFLGMVVTLDGTGAALAGADGLSAIRDALSAPVRGLGLAFGTSVAGVAASAMLGLMTALCRRERIQAVHQLDAAIASTLRPFTGQHQRETSLRLLEQQARLMPDVVERIQACMEALERQQQALNERLAADQARFYRETESAYQGLAASVRQTLAASVADSAAQAGSAIQPAVEATLAGLARESARLQEALAQQVQQQLGGMSAQFGDATALVASQWQGALADHQRTSDATVQALRETLGQFSQNFEQRSSALAEGLAARLEQQSEALSARWGEALELQARGSEQVAQRHQQALHAATDGLAQHAATLQQSVAQAHAGLQNHLAEQDAQRMAAWTQSLEQMAATLRQEWQQAGVQAAGQWQQLGEALVRTADDIGVRSQAQAVQLLEQMDQRAAQDAARLAAWTESLQVLSGTLREEWQQSSAHATAQQQQLGEALARTAGEIGERSQAQAVQLLGQMEQRAAQDEARLAAWTESLQALSGTLREEWQQSSAHAAAQQQQLGEALTRTAGEIGERSQAQAAQLLEQMDQRAAQDAARLAAWTESLQALSGTLREEWQQSSAQAVAQQQQWSEALTRAAGDITRQLEAQAQGTLGEVERLVQAASEAPRAAAEVIGELRQKLADSMVRDNALLEERGRILETLSTLLDAVNHASAEQRGAIDALVEASSSLMERASGRFAETLQAQVAQMDGVAAQLTSSAVEVASLGEAFGGAVQLFGQSNEQLVAQLQRIEAAQTKSLARSDEQLEYYVAQAREVIELSIGAQKQIIDDLQQLAEQRGTADAA, encoded by the coding sequence ATGACGAAACTGCTTTCTTGGGCCGCCTTCGCGGCAGGACTCGCCGCCGTGGGTTGGGTGGGCGCGGGCTATCTGGCGTCGCATCCGCTCGCTCTGGTGATCACGCTGCTCATCGCGGCCTTCTATTTGCTGGGCGCCTTCGAGCTGCGGCGTTTCTCGCGGGCTACCCAGGCGCTGGTGGGCGCGCTGCAGACCCTGTCGCACACGCCGGACAGCGTGGACGGCTGGCTCGCACCCGTTCCGGCCGCGCTGCGCAACGCGGTGCGCCAGCGCATCGAGGGCGCGCGCACGGGCCTGCCGGGGCCGGTCCTTGCCTCGTACCTCACAGGGCTGCTGGTGCTGCTGGGCATGCTGGGCACTTTCCTGGGCATGGTGGTCACACTCGATGGCACGGGGGCCGCTCTGGCGGGGGCCGACGGGCTGTCCGCCATCCGCGATGCCTTGTCGGCGCCCGTGCGCGGCCTGGGGCTGGCCTTCGGCACCTCGGTCGCAGGCGTGGCCGCGTCCGCCATGCTGGGCCTGATGACCGCCCTGTGCCGGCGCGAACGCATCCAGGCCGTGCACCAGCTCGACGCGGCCATCGCCTCGACACTGCGGCCCTTCACGGGCCAGCACCAGCGCGAAACCTCCCTGCGCCTGCTGGAACAGCAGGCCCGCCTGATGCCCGACGTGGTCGAGCGCATCCAGGCCTGCATGGAGGCATTGGAGCGCCAGCAGCAGGCGCTGAACGAGCGCCTGGCGGCCGACCAGGCACGCTTCTACCGCGAGACCGAATCCGCCTACCAGGGGCTTGCCGCGTCGGTACGGCAGACCCTGGCCGCCAGCGTGGCCGACAGTGCAGCGCAGGCCGGCTCGGCGATCCAGCCGGCCGTCGAGGCCACGCTGGCCGGGCTGGCTCGCGAAAGCGCGCGGCTGCAGGAGGCCCTGGCACAGCAGGTGCAGCAGCAACTGGGCGGGATGTCCGCGCAGTTCGGCGATGCGACCGCGCTGGTGGCATCGCAGTGGCAGGGGGCCCTGGCCGATCACCAGCGCACCAGCGATGCCACGGTGCAGGCCCTGCGCGAGACGCTGGGCCAGTTCTCGCAGAACTTCGAGCAACGTTCATCGGCCCTGGCCGAAGGGCTGGCCGCCCGGCTGGAGCAGCAGTCCGAAGCGCTTTCGGCCCGCTGGGGCGAGGCGCTGGAGCTGCAGGCCCGCGGTAGCGAGCAAGTGGCGCAGCGGCACCAGCAGGCCCTGCATGCCGCCACCGATGGCCTGGCGCAGCATGCGGCCACGCTGCAGCAGTCCGTGGCGCAAGCCCATGCCGGCCTGCAGAACCACTTGGCCGAGCAGGATGCCCAGCGCATGGCGGCCTGGACCCAGTCACTGGAGCAGATGGCCGCCACGCTGCGCCAGGAGTGGCAGCAGGCCGGCGTGCAGGCGGCGGGCCAGTGGCAGCAATTGGGCGAGGCTCTGGTCCGCACGGCGGACGACATCGGTGTGCGTTCGCAGGCGCAGGCGGTGCAATTGCTCGAACAGATGGACCAGCGCGCGGCGCAGGACGCAGCCCGGCTCGCGGCCTGGACCGAGTCGCTGCAGGTTCTGTCGGGCACCTTGCGCGAGGAATGGCAGCAGTCCAGCGCGCACGCCACCGCGCAGCAGCAGCAACTGGGCGAGGCGCTGGCCCGCACGGCCGGCGAGATCGGCGAGCGCTCGCAGGCGCAGGCGGTACAACTGCTCGGACAGATGGAGCAGCGTGCGGCGCAGGACGAAGCCCGGCTCGCGGCCTGGACCGAGTCGCTGCAGGCCCTGTCGGGCACCTTGCGCGAGGAATGGCAGCAGTCCAGCGCGCACGCCGCCGCGCAGCAGCAGCAACTGGGCGAGGCGCTGACCCGCACGGCCGGCGAGATCGGCGAGCGCTCGCAGGCGCAGGCGGCGCAATTGCTTGAACAGATGGACCAGCGCGCGGCGCAGGACGCGGCCCGGCTCGCGGCCTGGACCGAGTCGCTGCAGGCCCTGTCGGGCACCCTGCGCGAGGAATGGCAGCAGTCCAGCGCACAGGCCGTGGCGCAGCAGCAGCAATGGAGCGAGGCGCTGACCCGTGCGGCCGGCGACATCACGCGCCAGCTGGAGGCCCAGGCGCAGGGCACCCTGGGCGAGGTGGAGCGGCTGGTGCAGGCGGCCTCCGAAGCGCCGCGCGCGGCTGCCGAGGTGATTGGCGAGTTGCGCCAGAAGCTGGCCGACAGCATGGTGCGCGACAACGCCCTGCTGGAAGAGCGGGGCCGCATTTTGGAGACCCTGTCCACGCTGCTGGATGCCGTGAACCACGCATCCGCGGAACAGCGCGGTGCCATCGACGCGCTGGTGGAGGCTTCGTCCAGCCTCATGGAGCGTGCCAGCGGCCGTTTCGCCGAGACGCTGCAGGCCCAGGTTGCCCAGATGGATGGCGTGGCTGCGCAGCTCACCAGCAGCGCGGTCGAGGTCGCGAGCCTGGGCGAAGCCTTTGGCGGCGCGGTGCAGCTCTTCGGCCAGTCCAACGAGCAACTGGTGGCCCAGCTGCAGCGCATCGAGGCGGCGCAGACCAAGTCGCTCGCGCGCAGCGATGAGCAGTTGGAGTACTACGTGGCCCAGGCGCGCGAGGTGATCGAGCTGAGCATCGGTGCGCAAAAGCAGATCATCGACGACCTGCAGCAGCTTGCCGAACAGCGCGGCACGGCCGATGCCGCGTGA
- a CDS encoding DUF2894 domain-containing protein, whose protein sequence is MDERPDGPEAASDATATLAAWRVQGADRIDPVRFLLLEALARRAAAQTGEARRLLDARLAALIDGYQGAMAAATDRVDAPSASGVRRGALGELVDELARDARPASAQGPTPPATLPRAGGPQELKALQRFHGTWSRLSAEQRLRQALAHVPPQAGPLNSHHLMHRALVLMRDTSPAYLQRFVAHVDTLLWLDQLQSALVAVPTRAERRRRAGRS, encoded by the coding sequence ATGGACGAACGCCCGGACGGACCGGAAGCCGCATCCGACGCCACGGCCACGCTGGCCGCATGGCGCGTGCAGGGAGCGGACCGCATCGATCCTGTGCGCTTTCTGCTCCTGGAGGCGTTGGCTCGCCGGGCCGCCGCGCAGACGGGGGAGGCGCGCAGGCTGCTTGATGCGCGGCTGGCCGCGCTGATAGATGGCTACCAGGGGGCGATGGCAGCAGCCACGGACCGTGTGGATGCTCCATCCGCGTCCGGCGTGCGGCGCGGCGCTTTGGGCGAACTGGTGGATGAACTGGCGCGCGACGCCCGGCCCGCCAGCGCGCAGGGGCCCACGCCGCCCGCCACGCTGCCCCGTGCGGGCGGCCCGCAGGAGCTGAAGGCGCTGCAGCGCTTCCATGGCACCTGGTCGCGCCTGTCTGCCGAGCAGCGGCTGCGTCAGGCCCTGGCGCATGTGCCGCCGCAGGCCGGGCCGCTCAATTCGCACCACCTGATGCACCGGGCCCTGGTGCTGATGCGCGACACTTCGCCCGCATACCTCCAGCGCTTCGTGGCCCATGTGGACACGCTGCTGTGGCTCGACCAGCTGCAGTCGGCCCTCGTGGCCGTGCCCACGCGCGCCGAGCGGCGGCGCAGGGCTGGGCGCTCCTGA
- a CDS encoding acyltransferase, with amino-acid sequence MIWLDAARVLSVLAVVFLHVAGSVVVLSDFGSPGWWAGNFYDAMTRWCVPVLVMVSGALLLDTGKKESILGFYRKRASRILLPIAFWSAVYIGWNHRAAIADIKMMDVVASLARGWPHYHLWFLFMIACLYLVVPFMRVLVVGARRGDLWWLVALAFLFAGINEAYRVFQGGQAGLFTNWFLSYLPYFLCGYLIRTSPWQPPVRWLVAGLAAAVAVTAVGCFLLGRAKGLDKGMYFYGYLSISVIPMSMGVMLLLKQLAGSSAEEGWLKRIAPLTLGAYLVHPMFLEAIREFLFKPESQLPLVSIPLLSVLVFGASLAVAFIFMKLPVLKRTI; translated from the coding sequence ATGATCTGGCTGGATGCCGCAAGGGTTCTCTCGGTATTGGCGGTGGTTTTCCTGCACGTGGCGGGAAGTGTCGTCGTGCTGAGTGATTTCGGCTCGCCGGGGTGGTGGGCTGGCAATTTCTATGACGCCATGACCCGCTGGTGCGTGCCGGTCCTGGTGATGGTCAGTGGCGCGCTGCTTCTGGATACCGGGAAAAAGGAGAGCATTCTTGGCTTCTATCGGAAGAGAGCCTCCAGGATTCTGCTCCCCATCGCATTCTGGTCGGCCGTGTACATCGGGTGGAATCACCGGGCCGCCATCGCCGACATCAAGATGATGGATGTCGTGGCGAGCCTTGCCAGGGGGTGGCCGCATTACCATCTGTGGTTCCTCTTCATGATTGCCTGCCTGTATCTGGTGGTCCCCTTCATGCGGGTGCTGGTCGTCGGCGCAAGGCGTGGCGATCTCTGGTGGCTGGTGGCGCTGGCGTTTCTCTTTGCCGGAATCAATGAGGCGTACCGGGTGTTCCAGGGCGGGCAGGCGGGCCTTTTCACCAACTGGTTTCTTTCCTATCTGCCGTACTTCCTGTGCGGCTACCTGATAAGAACGAGCCCATGGCAGCCGCCGGTGCGCTGGCTGGTGGCCGGGTTGGCTGCGGCCGTCGCCGTGACCGCCGTGGGCTGCTTTCTGCTGGGCCGTGCCAAGGGACTGGACAAGGGCATGTACTTCTATGGGTATCTGAGCATTTCGGTGATACCCATGTCCATGGGCGTGATGCTCCTGCTCAAGCAGCTGGCGGGCTCCAGCGCGGAGGAAGGCTGGCTGAAGAGAATCGCGCCGCTGACCCTGGGGGCCTATCTGGTGCACCCCATGTTTCTGGAGGCCATCCGGGAATTCCTCTTCAAGCCGGAAAGCCAGCTTCCCCTGGTTTCCATTCCGCTTCTGTCGGTTCTCGTCTTTGGCGCATCCCTGGCGGTAGCCTTCATTTTCATGAAGCTGCCGGTTCTGAAGCGGACAATCTAG